One Longimicrobium terrae genomic window, GGCCATGGCGCGGCGGCGCGCCGGGCGGTGGTTCGACCCCGCCCTGGTCCGCGTCCTGGACGGCACCCGCCGCGACACCGCCTTCTGGAACGCGCTGCGGGGCGACGTGCGCGCCCGGGTGGCCGCGCTGGAGCCCGCCGGGCGCGAGATGCGGGCCGACGACGGCGCGCTGGACCGCATCGCCGAAGCGTTCGCGCGCGTCATCGACGCGAAGTCGCCTTATACTTTCCGCCACTCCGAAGGGGTGGCGGCGTACGCCGAGGCCATCGGGCGCGTTCTGGGCTTCTCCGCGCCGGCCCAGCGCGACCTGCGCCGCGCCGCCCTGCTGCACGACATCGGCAAGCTGGGCGTAAGCAACCGCATTCTCGACAAGCCGGGAAAACTGACGGAAGAAGAGTTCGCCGCCATGCGCCTTCATCCGGAGTACACGCACCGCATTCTGGCCCGCGTGGGCCCCTTTCGCGAGCTGGCGGAGCTGGCCGCCTCGCACCACGAGCGCATGGACGGGCGGGGCTACCACCGGGGCATTCCGGCGTCCACTCTTTCCGAGGCCGCACGCGTTCTGGCCGTGGCGGACGTGTGCGACGCCCTCAGCGCCGCGCGGCCGTACCGGGGGGCGCTCCCGCGCGAGCAGGTGCTGGAGATCCTGGGGCGCGACGCGGGCCCGGCGCTCTGCCCCGTTTCGGTGGATGCGCTGCGCCAGGCGCTGGACGCCGATCCCGGGCTGGGGCCGCCCGCGGAGGGGCCGTCCGGAGTGGTGGGTTCTTCCGCTGTTTCGGCGTAATCGGAGCGTCCGGCGCCGCGCGCTCCGTAACGGTTTGGAGACGCTGCCAGAATCGCCGCAACTCGTTTCACACCATCATCTTCCCCTTCGGAACCCCCGATCCGGGGCAGTGTACGCCTCCTTCGCGCCGGAGCAGCCCGTACATCGGTGCGGGGCGGGTGCTTGACAGGGGCGGGAGCACCGTGCACCTTAACCGGCGAACCCTGCCAGCAGGGCTCGCGGCGCGGTTTTCCCGTACGTGAGCGGACGACCCTCCGTCAGGCGCCCTCCCGGGTGTGTGGCGGAGTTTCGATCTAACGTTCGCTTGCCGGACGCGGGGCGGGGAAAATCACCTTGCCGGGGGCCGGTCAGAATCTGGGCCGATCGTTCGTTCGGTATCCGGAGCCGGGGGTCGCCTACCGGGCGCAATCAGAGATCCACGCGGGAGGAGGGCAATGTTCAACAAGCTCGTCGCGTCCGAGGGCCGAAAGTCCGGCTTTCTGTCGCCGACCAACGTCTTCATCTCCGGAGTGCTGCACGTGGTGCTCATCGGGGGCCTGGTGGCCGCCGGTGTGAACGCCGCGGAGCGCGCGTCCCGGGAGAAGGAGGAACTGGTCGATTTCGTGGAGGTGGAGGAGGAGAAGCCCAAGGAGCCGGAGCCGGAGCCGGAGAAGCCCAAGGAGCCGGAACCGCCGCCACCGGAGCCGGAGCCGGCCGCGGCGCCGCCCGTGGTGAAGGGGTTCCAGACGCTGACGCCGCCGGCTGAGCCGCCGGCCACCATCGCGCCGCCCAACCCCAACCAGCAGGCGGTGTCGCCCGAAGACTTCACCGCGCAGGGTCAGGAAGGCGGCGTAGCCAAGGGCGTGGAGGGCGGTGTGGCGCAGAGCACGGCGGAGCGCGAGGCCCCGGCCGACGTCGGCACCTACGAGCTTTCCGCGGTGGAAGAACAGCCCCGCCCCACCAACGTGGCGGAGCTGCAGCGGCAGCTGGAGCGCAACTATCCGCCGCTCCTGCGCGACGCCGGGGTCACGGGCACGGTGCAGGTCCGCTTCCGCGTGCTGGAAGACGGCCGCGTGGACGCCGAAAGCATCCAGGTGACCAACTCGTCGCACGAGCAGTTCAACGACCCGACCATCCGGTCGGTTCAGCGGCTGCGGTTCCGTCCGGCCAAGGTGAACAACCGGGCGGTGAAGGTGTGGGTGGAACTCCCCATCCAGTGGCAGGTGGCGCGCTGAGCGCGTGCGCCCCGGGAATCCGGGGCGCGGCAGGACACCAGGGCGGCGCGGCCGGGCAGGTCCGCGCCGGACAGCAGGCAAACATCACGGAAGGCGCAGGCGCGCTGAGGAGATCGTAGAACCATGGATATTGCGAAGATCTGGGCCGACACCGGGTTGCTTAACCGCGGCATCGTAATCTTCCTGATCCTGATGAGCATCACGTCGCTGACGGTTGCGATCTGGAAGTGGCTTCAGTTCCGCCGGATGGCGGCCGCGACCAAGCAGTTCGCGCCCGCCTTCTCCGCGGCGCTGGAAAGCGAGAACATTCCGGAAGCCCTGGCGCTTGCTGATCAGTACCCCAAGTCGCACGTGGCCCGCGTGCTGGGCGAGTCCCTGCGCGAGGTTGCCCCGCTGCTGAGCGATCCCCGCGCCGCCGGCGCCGCGATCGTGTCCTGCGAGCGCTCCGTGGAGCGTGAGCAGATCCTGCTGGCCAACGAGCTCAAGAGCGGGCTGGGCCTGCTGGCCACCATCGGCTCCACGGCGCCGTTCGTGGGTCTGCTGGGCACCACGCTGGGCATCGTGAACTCGTTCATGGGCATGTCGGAAAAGGGCGGCGGCCTTGAGGCCGTGTCCGGCGGTATCGCCGAGGCCCTGATCGCCACGGCCATCGGCCTGGTGGCGGCCATCCCCGCGGTGTGGCTGTACAACTACTTCACCGCCAAGCTCGACACGCTGTTCTCGGAACTGGCCTACGCCGGTCGCGAAATGATCGACTGGATGATGACGCGCCAGGCCCGCCGCGAAGTGGGCGGCGCCACCTACGGAGACTGACCTATGGCTGGAGGACATGGCGGAAGCGCAGCCTTTGGCGGATCGCCGCTCCCCACCGTGGCGGGCGTGACCTCGAACGTGACCTCCGACATCAACGTCACGCCGATGATCGACGTGATGCTGGTGCTGCTGATCATCTTCATGGTGGTGACGCCGTCGCTGGCCTACGAGGCCAAGCTTCCCAAGGCGCGCACGGCGCTTCCCGAAAAGGAAGACCGCGTTACGCTGGGTGTGGACAACCAGGGCAAGTACTGGCTGGAAGACGTTCAGAACCCGGGCCCGATCCCGCTTGCCCAGCTGGAGCAGCGGCTGCGCGACGAGTACGCCAAGCGCCCGGGCGACCACAACCTGTACCTCAAGGCCGACAACGGCGTGGAGTACTCGGTCGTGCTGAGCGCGATCGACGCCTCGCGCCGGGCGGGTGTACGCCGCATCGGCCAGATCACGGAACTGCCCGCGGGGGCGCGCGTCCGCCGCGAGTAGGTTCGTGAAGCCTTTCGCCTTCGCCGCGCCGTATGGCGCGGCGGGGCACCGACACTGAGCACGGAGAGTCAATCCCATGGCTATGGGAGCCGGCGGGAG contains:
- a CDS encoding MotA/TolQ/ExbB proton channel family protein — encoded protein: MDIAKIWADTGLLNRGIVIFLILMSITSLTVAIWKWLQFRRMAAATKQFAPAFSAALESENIPEALALADQYPKSHVARVLGESLREVAPLLSDPRAAGAAIVSCERSVEREQILLANELKSGLGLLATIGSTAPFVGLLGTTLGIVNSFMGMSEKGGGLEAVSGGIAEALIATAIGLVAAIPAVWLYNYFTAKLDTLFSELAYAGREMIDWMMTRQARREVGGATYGD
- a CDS encoding energy transducer TonB translates to MFNKLVASEGRKSGFLSPTNVFISGVLHVVLIGGLVAAGVNAAERASREKEELVDFVEVEEEKPKEPEPEPEKPKEPEPPPPEPEPAAAPPVVKGFQTLTPPAEPPATIAPPNPNQQAVSPEDFTAQGQEGGVAKGVEGGVAQSTAEREAPADVGTYELSAVEEQPRPTNVAELQRQLERNYPPLLRDAGVTGTVQVRFRVLEDGRVDAESIQVTNSSHEQFNDPTIRSVQRLRFRPAKVNNRAVKVWVELPIQWQVAR
- a CDS encoding HD domain-containing phosphohydrolase, whose protein sequence is MTEGTERGEAPGFRLSEVISALSYALDLTEGQPEGHSIRTCLIGMRIGEELGLDAGTRDSLFYALLMKDAGCSANAAETSALFGADDPAVKRSWKMVDWRRSGPGLRHVLRSVRPGEPVGLRLKQAWRIVAGPPITADLVRARCERGADIARMLGLSTQTAAAIRALDEHWDGGGVPLGLRGEEIPLLARIASLAQTVEVFHAARGTAAALAMARRRAGRWFDPALVRVLDGTRRDTAFWNALRGDVRARVAALEPAGREMRADDGALDRIAEAFARVIDAKSPYTFRHSEGVAAYAEAIGRVLGFSAPAQRDLRRAALLHDIGKLGVSNRILDKPGKLTEEEFAAMRLHPEYTHRILARVGPFRELAELAASHHERMDGRGYHRGIPASTLSEAARVLAVADVCDALSAARPYRGALPREQVLEILGRDAGPALCPVSVDALRQALDADPGLGPPAEGPSGVVGSSAVSA
- a CDS encoding ExbD/TolR family protein, whose amino-acid sequence is MAGGHGGSAAFGGSPLPTVAGVTSNVTSDINVTPMIDVMLVLLIIFMVVTPSLAYEAKLPKARTALPEKEDRVTLGVDNQGKYWLEDVQNPGPIPLAQLEQRLRDEYAKRPGDHNLYLKADNGVEYSVVLSAIDASRRAGVRRIGQITELPAGARVRRE